A window of Streptomyces armeniacus contains these coding sequences:
- a CDS encoding sulfate adenylyltransferase subunit 1, whose protein sequence is MVSWTAATSLLRFATAGSVDDGKSTLVGRLLHDSKSVLSDQLEAVERASHDRGQDAPDLALLTDGLRAEREQGITIDVAYRYFATPRRRFILADTPGHVQYTRNMVTGASTAELAVVLVDARNGVVEQTRRHAAVAALLRVPHVVLAVNKMDLAGYQETVFATIADEFTRYAATLGVPEITAIPISALQGDNVVTASPLMDWYGGPTVLEHLETVPVSHDPSGDPARFPVQYVIRPQTPELPDYRGYAGQIASGVFHTGDRVTVLPSGRTSTIEAIDALGQSVDSAWAPQSVTLRLTDDLDISRGDLIAPAQAAVRPSQDLTATVCHVADRPLKPGDRVLLKHATRTVKAIVKDIPSRLTLDDLSQHPVPGELLANDIGRVVLRTAEALPIDPYADSRRTGSFLLIDPADGTTLTAGMAGNAFAERARRCSSSPARARNGQAWHANSSRVPRCSPSTCTPAPTPSPRTPTGHSSTY, encoded by the coding sequence GTGGTGAGTTGGACGGCCGCGACTTCGCTGCTGCGTTTCGCCACGGCCGGGAGTGTGGACGACGGGAAGTCCACGCTCGTGGGCAGGCTGCTGCACGACTCCAAGTCGGTCCTCAGCGACCAGCTCGAAGCCGTCGAACGCGCCTCCCACGACCGCGGCCAGGACGCGCCCGACCTCGCCCTGCTCACCGACGGCCTCCGCGCCGAACGCGAACAGGGCATCACCATCGACGTCGCCTACCGCTACTTCGCCACCCCCCGGCGCCGCTTCATCCTCGCCGACACCCCCGGCCACGTGCAGTACACCCGCAACATGGTCACCGGCGCCTCCACCGCCGAACTCGCCGTCGTCCTCGTCGACGCCCGCAACGGCGTCGTCGAACAGACCCGCCGCCACGCCGCCGTCGCCGCCCTCCTCCGCGTCCCCCACGTCGTCCTCGCCGTCAACAAAATGGACCTCGCCGGCTACCAGGAGACCGTCTTCGCCACCATCGCCGACGAGTTCACCCGCTACGCCGCCACCCTCGGCGTCCCCGAAATCACCGCCATCCCCATCTCCGCCCTCCAAGGCGACAACGTCGTGACCGCCTCCCCCCTCATGGACTGGTACGGCGGACCCACCGTCCTGGAACACCTGGAGACCGTCCCGGTCTCCCACGACCCCTCCGGCGACCCCGCACGCTTCCCCGTGCAGTACGTCATCCGGCCCCAGACCCCCGAACTGCCCGACTACCGCGGCTACGCCGGCCAGATCGCCTCCGGCGTCTTCCACACCGGCGACCGCGTCACCGTCCTGCCCTCCGGCCGCACCAGCACCATCGAGGCCATCGACGCACTCGGCCAGTCCGTCGACTCCGCCTGGGCACCCCAGTCGGTCACCCTCCGCCTCACCGACGACCTCGACATCTCCCGCGGCGACCTCATCGCCCCCGCACAGGCCGCCGTACGCCCCAGCCAGGACCTCACCGCCACCGTCTGCCACGTCGCCGACCGCCCCCTGAAACCCGGCGACCGCGTCCTGCTCAAACACGCCACCCGCACCGTCAAAGCCATCGTCAAGGACATCCCCTCCCGCCTCACCCTCGACGACCTCTCCCAGCACCCCGTCCCCGGCGAACTCCTCGCCAACGACATCGGACGCGTCGTCCTGCGCACCGCCGAAGCACTGCCCATCGACCCCTACGCCGACTCCCGCCGCACCGGCTCCTTCCTCCTCATCGACCCCGCCGACGGCACCACCCTCACCGCCGGCATGGCCGGCAACGCCTTCGCCGAACGGGCAAGACGGTGTTCGTCTTCCCCGGCCAGGGCTCGCAATGGCCAGGCATGGCACGCGAACTCCTCACGAGTTCCCAGGTGTTCGCCCAGCACCTGCACGCCTGCGCCGACGCCCTCGCCCCGCACACCGACTGGTCACTCATCGACGTACTGA
- a CDS encoding SAM-dependent methyltransferase, with product MERALYGPRGFFVREEPGAHFRTSVHASQLFAQAVARLAARVDAALGRPAELALLDVGAGRGELHTGVLDAVDEPLARRLRPYAVERAPRPPALDARVEWRDALPAAGSVTGLVFANEWLDNVPLDVAEVDDAGVPRYVLVDPAGRERLGPPVDGADAEWLERWWPLDPEPGLRAEIGRPRDAAWAAAAGTLARGLAVAVDYAHTRDARPSFGTLTGYLDGREVRAVPDGTRDLTAHVALDACAAAGAHAGRGGTPHTQRAALHALGVHGGRPPLSWASTDAAAYVRALRTAGEAAELTDPAGLGAFTWLVCPVGMGDPFA from the coding sequence ATGGAGCGGGCGCTCTACGGGCCGCGCGGCTTCTTCGTACGCGAGGAGCCCGGGGCCCACTTCCGTACGTCCGTGCACGCCTCACAGCTGTTCGCGCAGGCCGTCGCCCGGCTGGCGGCCCGCGTGGACGCCGCGCTCGGCCGGCCCGCCGAACTGGCGCTGCTGGACGTGGGCGCGGGCCGCGGTGAGTTGCACACGGGGGTGCTCGACGCGGTGGACGAACCCCTCGCGCGCCGTCTGCGCCCGTACGCGGTCGAGCGCGCCCCCCGGCCGCCCGCGCTCGACGCCCGCGTCGAGTGGCGGGACGCGCTGCCAGCGGCCGGCTCGGTGACCGGCCTGGTGTTCGCCAACGAGTGGCTCGACAACGTGCCGCTCGACGTCGCCGAGGTGGACGACGCGGGCGTCCCCCGCTACGTCCTCGTGGACCCCGCCGGCCGCGAACGGCTCGGACCGCCCGTCGACGGCGCGGACGCCGAGTGGCTGGAGCGCTGGTGGCCGCTGGACCCCGAACCCGGACTGCGCGCGGAGATCGGCCGCCCTCGGGACGCCGCGTGGGCGGCGGCAGCGGGCACGCTGGCGCGCGGCCTCGCCGTCGCCGTCGACTACGCGCACACGCGCGACGCCCGGCCGTCCTTCGGCACCCTTACCGGCTACCTCGACGGACGCGAGGTACGCGCCGTCCCCGACGGCACCCGCGACCTCACCGCGCACGTCGCGCTGGACGCGTGCGCCGCCGCCGGCGCGCACGCGGGGCGCGGCGGCACGCCGCACACCCAGCGTGCGGCGCTGCACGCCCTCGGCGTGCACGGCGGCCGCCCTCCGCTGTCCTGGGCGTCCACGGACGCTGCGGCGTACGTACGCGCACTGCGCACGGCGGGCGAGGCCGCCGAACTGACCGACCCGGCCGGCCTGGGCGCCTTCACCTGGCTGGTGTGCCCGGTGGGAATGGGCGACCCCTTCGCCTGA
- a CDS encoding IS630 family transposase: MGRPKAELILSEEERAALEGWVRRRSTPQAWALRCRIVLECATGATNKDVAARLGATPHAVGRWRARFVEHRIAGLGDMPRPGGPRTVTDEQVAAVVQRTLESTPKNATHWSTRAMAREMGLSQSAVSRIWRAFGLQPHRTESFKLSTDPYFIDKVHDVVGLYLDPPERALVFCVDEKSQIQALDRSQPVLPMMPGVPQRVTHDYVRAGTTTLFAALEVATGKVIGSLHRRHRAEEFRKFLIKLEKEIPAGLEVHLVLDNYATHKTPAIKTWLLAHPRFHLHFTPTGSSWLNLVERWFAELTNKQIRRGVHKTVHALEKDIRAWITAWNTDPKPYVWTKTADEILERLASYLNRIPDSED, encoded by the coding sequence ATTGGGCGGCCGAAGGCCGAGTTGATTCTGTCGGAGGAGGAGCGGGCGGCACTGGAGGGGTGGGTGCGGCGCCGTTCCACGCCGCAGGCATGGGCTCTGCGGTGCCGGATCGTCCTGGAGTGCGCTACCGGCGCGACGAACAAGGATGTTGCGGCGCGGTTGGGTGCGACACCGCATGCGGTGGGCCGGTGGCGGGCGCGGTTTGTCGAGCACCGGATCGCCGGGCTGGGTGACATGCCGCGCCCGGGTGGTCCCCGGACGGTCACGGACGAGCAGGTCGCCGCAGTGGTTCAGCGGACACTGGAGAGCACGCCGAAGAACGCTACGCACTGGTCGACGCGGGCGATGGCGCGCGAGATGGGCCTGTCACAGTCGGCCGTCTCGCGGATCTGGCGCGCCTTCGGCCTCCAGCCGCACCGCACGGAGTCCTTCAAGCTGTCGACGGACCCGTACTTCATCGACAAGGTGCACGACGTGGTCGGCCTGTATCTGGACCCGCCCGAGCGGGCGTTGGTGTTCTGCGTGGATGAGAAGTCGCAGATCCAGGCCCTGGATCGCTCCCAGCCGGTGTTGCCGATGATGCCGGGTGTCCCGCAGCGGGTCACCCACGACTATGTGCGCGCGGGCACGACCACCCTGTTCGCCGCGCTGGAGGTGGCCACCGGCAAGGTGATCGGTTCTCTCCACCGCCGGCACCGGGCCGAGGAGTTCAGGAAGTTCCTGATCAAGCTGGAAAAGGAGATCCCCGCGGGGCTTGAGGTGCACCTGGTGCTGGATAACTACGCCACCCACAAGACACCGGCGATCAAGACCTGGCTGCTGGCCCATCCCCGCTTCCACCTGCATTTCACGCCCACCGGGTCGTCCTGGCTGAACCTGGTGGAGCGCTGGTTCGCCGAGCTGACGAACAAACAGATACGGCGCGGCGTCCACAAGACCGTCCACGCCCTGGAGAAAGACATCCGTGCCTGGATCACCGCATGGAACACCGACCCCAAGCCCTACGTGTGGACCAAGACCGCAGACGAGATCCTCGAACGCCTCGCCAGCTATCTGAACAGAATTCCCGACTCAGAAGACTAG